One Dermatophagoides farinae isolate YC_2012a chromosome 1, ASM2471394v1, whole genome shotgun sequence genomic region harbors:
- the LOC124492628 gene encoding calmodulin isoform X2 encodes MADQLTEEQIAEFKEAFSLFDKDGDGTITTKELGTVMRSLGQNPTEAELQDMINEVDADGNGTIDFPEFLTMMARKMKDTDSEEEIREAFRVFDKDGNGFISAAELRHVMTNLGEKLTDEEVDEMIREADIDGDGQVNYEEFVTMMTSK; translated from the exons atg GCGGATCAATTGACAGAAGAACAAATTGCTG AATTCAAGGAAGCATTTTCGCTGTTCGACAAAGATGGTGACGGTACTATCACTACAAAAGAATTGGGAACAGTCATGAGATCATTAGGACAAAATCCAACTGAAGCTGAATTGCAAGATATGATCAATGAGGTAGATGCCGATGGTAATGGTACCATCGATTTTCCCGAATTTCTAACCATGATGGCACGTAAAATGAAAGATACCGATTCTGAAGAAGAGATTCGTGAAGCTTTCCGTGTGTTCGATAAAGATGGTAATGGCTTCATTTCAGCTGCTGAGCTCAGACATGTGATGACCAACCTTGGTGAAAAGCTCACTGATGAAGAAGTCGACGAAATGATTCGTGAAGCCGACATTGATGGCGATGGACAAGTTAATTATGAAG AATTCGtaacgatgatgacatcaaaatga
- the LOC124492628 gene encoding calmodulin isoform X3, which produces MADQLTEEQIAEFKEAFSLFDKDGDGTITTKELGTVMRSLGQNPTEAELQDMINEVDADGNGTIDFPEFLTMMARKMKDTDSEEEIREAFRVFDKDGNGFISAAELRHVMTNLGEKLTDEEVDEMIREADIDGDGQVNYEEFVTMMTSK; this is translated from the exons ATG GCGGATCAATTGACAGAAGAACAAATTGCTG AATTCAAGGAAGCATTTTCGCTGTTCGACAAAGATGGTGACGGTACTATCACTACAAAAGAATTGGGAACAGTCATGAGATCATTAGGACAAAATCCAACTGAAGCTGAATTGCAAGATATGATCAATGAGGTAGATGCCGATGGTAATGGTACCATCGATTTTCCCGAATTTCTAACCATGATGGCACGTAAAATGAAAGATACCGATTCTGAAGAAGAGATTCGTGAAGCTTTCCGTGTGTTCGATAAAGATGGTAATGGCTTCATTTCAGCTGCTGAGCTCAGACATGTGATGACCAACCTTGGTGAAAAGCTCACTGATGAAGAAGTCGACGAAATGATTCGTGAAGCCGACATTGATGGCGATGGACAAGTTAATTATGAAG AATTCGtaacgatgatgacatcaaaatga